Proteins encoded together in one Miscanthus floridulus cultivar M001 chromosome 16, ASM1932011v1, whole genome shotgun sequence window:
- the LOC136512261 gene encoding ocs element-binding factor 1-like, whose translation MSSSRRSSSPDSNNTDVSGGGGGIAADERKRKRMLSNRESARRSRARKQQRLEELVAEVARLQAENAATQSRIAAFEREFAKVDGENAVLRARHGELAGRLESLGGVLEVLQMAGAAVDIPEMVTDDPMLRPWQPSFPPMQPIGF comes from the coding sequence ATGTCGTCGTCACGCCGGAGCTCGAGCCCCGACAGCAACAACACGGAcgtgagcggcggcggcggtgggatcGCCGCGGACGAGCGGAAGCGGAAGCGGATGCTGTCGAACAGGGAGTCGGCGCGTCGGTCGCGCGCGCGGAAGCAGCAGCGGCTGGAGGAGCTGGTGGCGGAGGTGGCCCGGCTGCAGGCGGAGAACGCGGCGACGCAGTCCCGCATCGCGGCGTTCGAGCGCGAGTTCGCCAAGGTGGACGGCGAGAACGCCGTGCTGCGCGCCCGCCACGGGGAGCTGGCGGGGCGGCTGGAGTCGCTGGGCGGCGTACTGGAGGTGCTGCAGATGGCCGGCGCCGCCGTCGACATCCCGGAGATGGTCACCGACGACCCCATGCTCCGCCCCTGGCAGCCGTCGTTCCCCCCGATGCAGCCCATTGGGTTCTGA